The Syntrophorhabdaceae bacterium DNA window CCTCGTTGTGAATGCCAAAGAGGCCATGCCGTCCGGCGGGATGATCGCGGTCGAGTGCAAGAATGCAAGCATCACCCCGCACGATAAGCTTCCCCTTATCAAAGAGGACCATGTGTGCATATCGATTCGCGACGAGGGCGCCGGTATTTCCGAGGAAAATCTGCCAAAGATTTTCGATCCCTATTTTACTACCAAAGAGATGGGGTCGCAGAAAGGCGTGGGACTCGGTCTTGCCATAAGCTATTCCATAATCAAGAAACATAACGGCCATATCGATGTTGAATCAACACCGAACAAAGGAACGCTATTCCAGATCTATCTGCCGGCGAGCAAGAAGGAAGCTGCGGATACCCGCATCGAGAGCAGGGTAGTTCGGCACGGCAAAGGACGGGTCCTGGTTATGGACGATGAAGAGATGATCCTGAGCATCGCCAAGGAGTTGCTCCAGCATCTGGGTTACGAAGTTGTGGCGGCGCAGAACGGCGAGGAGGCAATCGGATTCTACAGACAGGCCAGAGAGTTAAAGAAGCCTTTTGATGTGGTGATCCTCGATCTGGCGATTCCTGACAGTATGGGCGGCAAAGAGGTCATGCAGGAGCTGATTGCCCTTGATCCCCGGGCAAAAGGCATCATATCGAGCGGGTACCTGAACGATCCTATCATAAAGGATTTTAAAAACTATGGTTTCCTCGACGTGCTGACCAAACCTTACGATGCAAATGAGCTTGATGAAAAACTCCAGAACATCATACGAAGAGACGACGGACAACTACCCTACGGAGCCGGTTCCGAAACCACAGGCAAGAGACCTCGCGTTGTAAAATAGCTGTGTCGTGGCGCATTTCGTTATCGGTAAGTATTATATACAATCCGATTCCCATCAGAGCGCATCTCGATGAACCCGTTTAGGTCTGTCCGCAAAACGGGAATCGATAATAGCCGGTACCTTTCGAGCGCCTCAAGGGAGGGCAGGCCTGTTATGCCTTTGCCCACGCTCAGCACAGCGATAGATGGTTTTACGGCCCTTAAGAAATCAAGGCTGCTCGAATATTTGCTTCCGTGATGCGGCACTTTTAACACATCTGCCCGTATCGGGACGCCCTTTAGCATGAGCAGCTGCTCCTCAATCACACTTTCCATGTCGCCGGTGCACAGAAAGCTACTTTTGCCATAGACAATCTTGAGAACGATGGACCTGTTATTAAGATCGTCGAGAGAAAGGTATGGCGCCGGGTTAAACACCATAACCTCCATGCCGTTCTTGAATAAGAAACGATCACCTCTTTTCCACACTTCAGGGTGCAAGCCTTTTCTCTGAATCGTTTCAACTATCCTGTTATATACAGACTCCTGAGAAACGTAGGTGCCGGTAACAAAGTGCTTGACCCCGAAATTGTTGACGATATAGAGAAGCCCACCCGCGTGATCACCGTGCGGATGAGTGTTGATGACATAGTCGAGCGTGAGTATCTTTTTCGAGAGAAGGATAGGTGTGAGCACTGATCTGCCCACATCAAAATCGCCCCCGCGGAGGCCTCCACCGTCGATGATTAGACGCATGCCGTGAGGCGCCTCGACGAGAATGGCATCCCCGAGTCCAACGTCGATGAAGCTCAAGGAGATAGTGTCATTGTAGAACCTTTCTTTGATGAGGCTCATAGAATACAGCGAAATGGCGGGCAGGAGAATAAGAATAAGGGCGAACCGGA harbors:
- a CDS encoding ComEC/Rec2 family competence protein, with the protein product LDMGYLYPIVRPNLFETICYFVLIPSLFFLRVRLVRFALILILLPAISLYSMSLIKERFYNDTISLSFIDVGLGDAILVEAPHGMRLIIDGGGLRGGDFDVGRSVLTPILLSKKILTLDYVINTHPHGDHAGGLLYIVNNFGVKHFVTGTYVSQESVYNRIVETIQRKGLHPEVWKRGDRFLFKNGMEVMVFNPAPYLSLDDLNNRSIVLKIVYGKSSFLCTGDMESVIEEQLLMLKGVPIRADVLKVPHHGSKYSSSLDFLRAVKPSIAVLSVGKGITGLPSLEALERYRLLSIPVLRTDLNGFIEMRSDGNRIVYNTYR